In Macaca fascicularis isolate 582-1 chromosome X, T2T-MFA8v1.1, one DNA window encodes the following:
- the GPR119 gene encoding glucose-dependent insulinotropic receptor yields MESSFSFGVILAVLASLIIATNTLVAVAVLLLIHKSDGVNLCFTLNLAVADTLIGVAISGLLTEQLSSPSRPTQKTLCSLRMAFVTSSAAASVLTVMLITFDRYLAIKQPLRYLKIMSGFVAGACIAGLWLVSYLIGFLPLGIPMFQQTAYKGSCSFFAVFHPYFVLTLSCVGFFPAMLLFVFFYCDMLKIASMHSQQIRKMEHAGAMAGGYRPPRTPSDFKAVRTVSVLIGSFTLSWTPFLITGIVQVACQECHLYLVLERYLWLLGVGNSLLNPLIYAYRQKEVRLQLYHMALGVKKALTSFLLFLSARNGGPERPRESSCHIVTISNSEFDG; encoded by the coding sequence ATGGAGTCATCTTTCTCATTTGGAGTGATCCTTGCTGTCCTGGCCTCCCTCATCATTGCTACTAACACACTAGTGGCTGTGGCTGTGCTGCTGTTGATCCACAAGAGTGATGGTGTCAATCTCTGCTTCACCTTGAATCTGGCtgtggctgacaccttgattggtGTGGCCATCTCAGGCCTACTCACAGAACAGCTCTCCAGCCCTTCTCGGCCCACACAGAAGACCCTGTGCAGCTTGCGGATGGCATTTGTCACTTCCTCTGCGGCTGCCTCTGTCCTCACAGTCATGCTGATCACCTTTGACAGGTACCTTGCCATCAAGCAGCCCCTCCGCTACTTGAAGATCATGAGTGGGTTCGTGGCCGGGGCCTGCATTGCCGGGCTGTGGTTGGTGTCTTACCTCATTGGCTTCCTCCCACTTGGAATCCCCATGTTCCAGCAGACCGCCTACAAAGGGTCCTGCAGCTTCTTTGCTGTATTTCACCCTTACTTCGTGCTGACCCTCTCCTGCGTTGGCTTCTTCCCAGCCATGCTCCTCTTTGTCTTCTTCTACTGCGACATGCTCAAGATTGCCTCCATGCACAGTCAGCAGATCCGAAAGATGGAACATGCAGGAGCCATGGCTGGAGGTTATCGACCCCCACGGACTCCCAGCGACTTCAAAGCTGTCCGCACTGTGTCTGTTCTCATTGGGAGCTTCACTCTATCCTGGACCCCCTTCCTTATCACTGGCATTGTGCAGGTGGCCTGCCAGGAGTGTCACCTCTACCTAGTGCTGGAACGGTACCTGTGGCTGCTTGGTGTGGGCAACTCCCTGCTCAACCCACTCATCTATGCCTATCGGCAGAAGGAGGTGCGACTGCAGCTCTATCACATGGCCCTGGGAGTGAAGAAGGCGCTCACCTcattcctcctctttctctcggCCAGGAATGGTGGCCCAGAGAGGCCCAGGGAAAGTTCCTGTCACATCGTCACTATCTCCAACTCAGAGTTTGATGGCTAA